The following coding sequences lie in one Cyanobacterium sp. Dongsha4 genomic window:
- the ntrB gene encoding nitrate ABC transporter permease produces the protein MANSSINLKLRKKNPLSFLYSKKVIRPAVAIIVFLVIWQIVCSGESSNLPSPVQVFEDTYPLIIDPFFDNGGTDKGLAIQIFASLTRVAIGFSLAAIVGIGLGILIGANKVIYDAVDPIFQVLRTIPPLAWLPIALAAFQEAEPSAIFVIFITAIWPIIINTTVGVQKIPQDYTNVSRVLKLSKTEYFFNILFPASVPYIFTGLRIGIGLSWLAIVAAEMLIGGVGIGFFIWDAYNSSLMSEIIIALIYVGIVGLLLDRFVGFIASIVVPGEQK, from the coding sequence ATGGCTAATTCTAGTATTAATTTAAAACTCCGCAAAAAAAATCCCCTCAGCTTTTTGTATTCTAAAAAAGTAATTCGTCCTGCGGTTGCTATCATCGTATTTTTAGTAATTTGGCAAATTGTTTGCAGTGGTGAATCCTCAAATTTACCTAGTCCTGTTCAGGTTTTTGAAGATACTTATCCGTTAATTATTGATCCCTTTTTTGATAATGGCGGTACAGATAAAGGGTTGGCAATTCAAATTTTTGCCAGTTTAACAAGAGTTGCGATCGGATTTTCTTTAGCGGCAATAGTTGGGATTGGTTTAGGTATTCTAATTGGGGCAAATAAAGTTATTTATGATGCGGTAGATCCTATTTTTCAAGTATTAAGAACTATTCCTCCTCTTGCTTGGCTACCCATTGCTTTAGCCGCATTTCAAGAAGCAGAACCCTCGGCTATTTTTGTTATTTTCATTACTGCTATTTGGCCTATTATTATCAATACAACCGTAGGAGTACAAAAAATTCCTCAAGATTATACTAACGTTTCTAGGGTGTTAAAATTATCTAAAACTGAATACTTTTTTAACATCTTATTTCCTGCTTCAGTTCCCTATATTTTCACTGGTTTAAGAATCGGTATCGGTTTATCTTGGTTAGCAATTGTGGCCGCAGAAATGTTAATTGGTGGTGTGGGTATTGGCTTCTTTATTTGGGATGCTTATAACAGCTCTTTAATGAGTGAAATTATTATTGCTTTAATTTATGTTGGTATAGTCGGTTTATTGCTAGATAGATTCGTTGGTTTTATCGCTAGTATTGTTGTTCCGGGTGAACAAAAATAG